A section of the Apodemus sylvaticus chromosome 10, mApoSyl1.1, whole genome shotgun sequence genome encodes:
- the Neurl4 gene encoding neuralized-like protein 4 isoform X2, with protein MAAGSGGSGGSGAGPGPGPGPGGGGGPGSSGPGLGSSGGLGSGGELHPRTGRLVSLSACGRTARRQQPGQEFNHGLVLSREPLRDGRVFTVRIDRKVNSWSGSIEIGVTALDPSVLDFPSSATGLKGGSWVVSGCSVLRDGRSVLEEYGQDLDQLVEGDRVGVERTATGELRLWVNGRDCGVAATGLPARVWAVVDLYGKCTQITVLAPEPGCSPPAPVPTPPLEPLAPPEHSALSEQGTSVDEAFMVSPAQARPETFPNSLDSHNDFASMELSEAVSSAILSAYNGGLLNVNLSSPPAGDGLASSGLATSPILTSNDALLFHEKCGTLIKLSNNNKTAERRRPLDEFNNGVVMTNRPLRDNEMFEIRIDKLVDKWSGSIEIGVTTHNPNSLEYPATMTNLQSGTIMMSGCGILTNGKGTRREYCEFSLDELQEGDHIGLTRKSNSALHFFINGIDQGVATPLTPPVVYGVVDLYGMAVKVTIVHNNNHSDRLRRNNAILRALSPEGALRRAAPAAQAEPERLLFHPNCGQKAAITHEGRTALRPHATDDFNHGVVLSSRALRDGEVFQVRIDKMVDKWAGSIEIGVTTHNPAYLQLPSTMTNLRSGTWMMTGNGVMHNGTTILDEYGHNLDRLKAGDTVGVVRREDGTLHFFVNGMTQGPAAWNVPPGVYAVVDLYGQAAQATIVDDVEVPPVSEPLPEGNNQLSPSSPSSAAGGSDLRFHQLHGSNAVITNGGRTALRHNCRSEFNDAIVISNRALRDGELFEIVIQKMVDRWSGSIEAGVTAIRPEDLEFPNTMTDIDYDTWMLSGTAIMQDGNTMRNNYGCDLDALGTGARIGMMRTAKGDLHYFINGQDQGAACSGLPPDVYAVVDLYGQCVQVSITNATGPMDNSLATSNTATEKSFPLHSPVAGVAHRFHSTCGKNVTLEEDGTRAVRVAGYAHGLVFSTKELKAEEVFEVKVEELDEKWAGSLRLGLTTLAPEDMGPGAGSGPGLPPSLPELRTKTTWMVSSCEVRRDGHLQRMNYGRNLERLGVGSRVGIRRCADDTMHILVDGEDMGPAATGIAKNVWAVLDLYGPVRSVAIVSSTRLEEPEGTQPPSPSSDTGSEGEEDDEGEEHGLRVQNEVGIMPIALEFLENHGKNILLSNGNRTATRVASYNQGIVVISQPLVPHMLVQVRIDFLNRQWTSSLVLGVITCPPERLNFPASACALKRAAWLLRGRGVFHNGLKICEKFGPNLDTCPEGTILGLRLDSSGGLHLHINGVDQGVAVPDVPQPCHALVDLYGQCEQVTIVSPDPGTTSGKIAGTQGDMEKADMVDGIKESVCWGPPPAASPLKSCEYHALCSRFQELLLLPEDYFMPPPKRSLCYCESCRKLRGDEAHRRRGEPPREYALPFGWCRFNLRVNPHLEAGTLTKKWHMAYHGSSVAVVRRVLDRGELGAGTTSILSCRPLKGEPGVGFEEPGENCAPPREEQPPPVLLSPSLQYAGAETLASKVQSPFVSACLSDSGTQNPSGHTRLRWPFRCVCALAPTLLALPLRPSENFLTSTSAHRNLSGSLRRREPHSSMPCWYGWNKG; from the exons ATGGCGGCGGGGTCGGGTGGGAGTGGGGGCTCTGGGGCAGGCCCCGGGCCGGGGCCGGGGCCAGGCGGGGGTGGGGGCCCTGGCAGCAGCGGACCAGGACTGGGGTCCAGCGGGGGTCTCGGCAGTGGTGGGGAGCTGCACCCGCGCACTGGGCGCTTGGTAAGCCTGTCGGCCTGTGGGCGCACAGCGCGGCGGCAGCAGCCGGGCCAAGAGTTTAACCACGGGCTGGTGCTGAGCCGAGAACCCTTGCGCGATGGACGCGTCTTCACCGTCCGCATCGACCGCAAG GTCAACTCCTGGAGTGGCTCCATTGAGATTGGAGTGACGGCTCTGGACCCCAGTGTGCTGGACTTCCCGAGCAGTGCCACTGGGCTGAAGGGAGGCTCCTGGGTAGTATCAGGCTGCTCAGTGCTGCGGGACGGGCGCTCGGTGCTGGAGGAATATGGCCAGGACCTGGACCAGCTTGTCGAAGGGGACCGTGTGGGTGTGGAACGCACAGCCACTGGGGAGCTCCGGCTCTGGGTGAACGGGCGGGATTGTGGTGTGGCGGCCACAGGCCTGCCTGCTCGTGTCTGGGCTGTTGTGGACCTTTACGGCAAGTGCACCCAGATCACTGTGCTGGCCCCCGAGCCCGGCTGCAGCCCTCCTGCTCCTGTCCCCACACCTCCCCTTGAACCCTTGGCCCCTCCAGAACATTCTGCCCTGTCGGAACAGGGGACCTCTGTGGATGAAG CCTTCATGGTGTCCCCAGCGCAGGCACGGCCGGAGACGTTTCCTAACAGCCTTGATTCACATAATG ACTTTGCCAGCATGGAGCTGTCAGAGGCGGTGAGCAGTGCCATCCTGTCTGCCTACAATGGGGGCCTCCTTAATGTGAACCTGAGCTCCCCACCAGCAGGGGATGGACTGGCATCCAGCGGACTGGCCACCTCTCCCATCCTCACGTCCAACGACGCCCTGCTCTTTCATGAGAAGTGTGGAACCCTTATCAAACTCAGCAACAATAATAAGACGGCTGAGCGCCGGAGGCCCCTGGATGAATTCAACAATGGGGTTGTCATGACCAACCGCCCGCTCCGGGATAATGAAATGTTTGAG atccgTATTGACAAGCTCGTTGACAAGTGGTCTGGTTCCATCGAGATTGGTGTCACCACCCACAATCCTAATAGCCTGGAGTACCCAGCCACCATGACCAACCTGCAGTCAG GCACCATCATGATGAGTGGTTGTGGGATCCTGACCAACGGCAAGGGTACTCGCCGGGAGTACTGTGAGTTCAGTCTGGACGAACTGCAG GAGGGTGACCATATTGGCCTCACGAGGAAGTCCAACTCTGCCCTGCACTTCTTCATTAATGGCATTGATCAGG GCGTAGCCACTCCATTGACACCACCAGTTGTGTATGGTGTAGTCGACTTATATGGGATGGCGGTGAAAGTGACCATAGTCCATAATAACAACCACAGTGACCGTCTTCGCCGCAACAATGCCATCCTGAGGGCTCTGTCCCCTGAGGGTGCTCTTCGTCGTGCTGCCCCTGCAGCCCAGGCGGAACCTGAACGCCTGCTCTTCCATCCCAACTGTGGCCAGAAGGCGGCTATCACCCACGAGGGACGCACCGCCCTGAGACCCCA TGCCACTGATGACTTCAATCATGGCGTGGTTCTGAGCAGCAGAGCCCTCCGGGATGGAGAGGTGTTCCAGGTGCGCATTGACAAGATGGTGGACAAATGGGCCGGCTCCATTGAGATTGGCGTCACTACCCACAACCCTGCCTACCTCCAGCTGCCCTCTACTATGACCAATTTACGCTCTG GGACCTGGATGATGACTGGGAATGGGGTCATGCACAATGGGACAACCATTCTAGATGAATATGGACACAACCTGGACCGCCTCAAG GCAGGGGACACAGTGGGCGTGGTGCGGCGGGAGGATGGAACGCTCCACTTCTTCGTCAATGGAATGACTCAGGGCCCTGCTGCCTGGAATGTCCCCCCGGGTGTCTATGCTGTTGTTGATCTCTACGGCCAGGCTGCCCAGGCTACTATTGTGGATGACGTGG AGGTGCCTCCAGTCTCAGAACCACTCCCTGAAGGAAACAACCAGCTGTCTCCCAGCTCTCCATCCTCAGCAGCCGGGGGCTCCGACCTGCGCTTCCACCAGCTGCACGGCAGTAACGCGGTCATCACTAATGGTGGCCGCACCGCTCTCCGCCATAACTGTCGCAGCGAGTTCAATGATGCCATTGTCATTTCCAACCG AGCCCTGCGCGATGGAGAGCTGTTTGAAATTGTCATTCAGAAGATGGTAGACCGATGGTCAGGCTCCATCGAAGCTG GAGTTACTGCTATTCGGCCGGAAGACCTAGAATTTCCCAACACCATGACAGACATTGACTATGATACGTGGATGCTGAG TGGTACAGCTATCATGCAAGATGGCAATACGATGCGTAACAACTATGGGTGTGACCTGGATGCGCTGGGCACAGGTGCGCGCATTGGCATGATGCGAACCGCCAAGGGTGATCTGCACTACTTCATTAACGGACAGGACCAAGGCGCTGCCTGCTCAGGCTTGCCTCCGG ACGTGTATGCAGTAGTGGATCTCTATGGCCAGTGTGTCCAAGTGTCTATCACCAATGCTACCGGCCCCATGGACAACAGCCTGGCAACCAGCAACACTGCCACTGAGAAGTCCTTCCCCTTGCATTCCCCAG TGGCGGGTGTAGCTCATCGATTCCATAGCACTTGTGGCAAGAATGTCACTCTGGAGGAGGATGGCACACGGGCCGTCCGTGTGGCTGGCTATGCACACGGCCTCGTTTTCAGCACCAAGGAGCTCAAGGCTGAAGAAGTTTTTGAG GTGAAAGTGGAAGAGCTAGACGAGAAGTGGGCAGGCTCCCTCCGGCTGGGGCTGACTACACTTGCGCCGGAGGACATGGGGCCTGGAGCAGGCAGTGGTCCGGGGCTGCCTCCTTCCTTGCCTGAACTCCGGACAAAGACCACCTGGATGGTGTCCAGCTGTGAAGTGAGGCGTGATGGGCACCTCCAAAGGATGAACTATGGCCGGAACCTCGAGAGACTAGGG GTGGGAAGCCGTGTGGGCATTCGTCGGTGTGCAGATGACACAATGCACATCTTAGTTGATGGAGAAGATATGGGGCCTGCTGCTACCGGCATTGCCAAG AACGTGTGGGCTGTGTTGGATCTATACGGGCCAGTACGCAGTGTGGCCATTGTCAGCTCCACAAGACTGGAGGAACCAGAAGGCACCCAGCCACCTTCTCCCAGCTCAGACACTGGTAGTGAGGGCGAGGAAGATGATGAGGGCGAGGAGCATGGACTGAGA GTTCAGAATGAAGTGGGGATTATGCCCATAGCCCTTGAATTCCTGGAGAACCATGGGAAGAATATCCTCTTATCCAACGGGAACCGCACAGCCACTCGGGTGGCCAGCTACAACCAGGGCATCGTCGTCATCAGTCAGCCCCTGGTGCCCCATATGCTTGTTCAG GTGCGAATAGACTTCCTGAACCGACAGTGGACATCTTCTCTTGTTCTGGGAGTTATCACCTGCCCACCTGAGAGGCTTAACTTCCCTGCCTCTGCTTGTGCCCTTAAACGGGCAGCCTGGCTCCTGCGGGGCCGTGGTGTCTTCCACAATGGTCTGAAG ATCTGTGAGAAGTTTGGGCCAAACCTTGACACCTGCCCTGAAGGCACCATTCTGGGACTGCGACTAGATTCCTCTGGAGGGCTCCATCTCCACATCAATGGGGTGGATCAAGGGGTAGCTGTTCCAGATGTGCCCCAGCCGTGCCACGCACTTGTGGACCTCTATGGACAGTGTGAGCAG GTGACAATTGTGAGCCCTGACCCAGGGACTACCAGTGGGAAGATTGCTGGAACCCAAGGGGACATGGAAAAAGCTGATATGGTAGACG GTATCAAGGAGAGTGTGTGCTGGGGTCCACCGCCTGCTGCTAGCCCTTTAAAGAGCTGCGAGTACCACGCCCTTTGCTCCCGCTTCCAAGAACTGCTGTTGCTTCCTG AAGATTATTTCATGCCTCCACCGAAACGTAGCTTATGCTACTGTGAATCTTGCCGAAAGTTGCGAGGAGATGAGGCCCATAGGCGTCGAGGAGAGCCTCCCCGGGAATATGCCCTGCCTTTTGGATGGTGCAGGTTCAATCTTAG GGTGAATCCCCATCTGGAAGCTGGTACACTAACAAAGAAGTGGCACATGGCATATCATGGAAGCAGTGTAGCTGTTGTACGGAGGGTGCTGGACCGAGGGGAGCTGGGCGCAG GTACTACCTCCATCCTGAGCTGCCGACCCTTGAAGGGAGAGCCTGGGGTGGGATTTGAAGAGCCTGGTGAGAACTGTGCACCTCCCCGGGAGGAGCAGCCCCCTCCAGTgctgctctctccttcccttcagtACGCTGGGGCAGAGACCCTGGCCTCCAAAGTGCA AAGCCCTTTTGTTTCTGCTTGCCTATCAGATTCCGGGACCCAAAATCCCAGCGGACACACCAGGCTCAGGTGGCCTTTCAGGTGTGTGTGCGCCCTGGCTCCTACACTCCTGGCCCTCCCTCTGCGGCCCTCAGAGAACTTCCTGACCAGCACTTCAGCCCATCGGAACTTGAGTGGGTCACTAAGGAGAAGGGAGCCACACTCCTCTATGCCCTGCTGGTACGGGTGGAATAAGGGGTGA
- the Neurl4 gene encoding neuralized-like protein 4 isoform X4, with protein MAAGSGGSGGSGAGPGPGPGPGGGGGPGSSGPGLGSSGGLGSGGELHPRTGRLVSLSACGRTARRQQPGQEFNHGLVLSREPLRDGRVFTVRIDRKVNSWSGSIEIGVTALDPSVLDFPSSATGLKGGSWVVSGCSVLRDGRSVLEEYGQDLDQLVEGDRVGVERTATGELRLWVNGRDCGVAATGLPARVWAVVDLYGKCTQITVLAPEPGCSPPAPVPTPPLEPLAPPEHSALSEQGTSVDEAQARPETFPNSLDSHNDFASMELSEAVSSAILSAYNGGLLNVNLSSPPAGDGLASSGLATSPILTSNDALLFHEKCGTLIKLSNNNKTAERRRPLDEFNNGVVMTNRPLRDNEMFEIRIDKLVDKWSGSIEIGVTTHNPNSLEYPATMTNLQSGTIMMSGCGILTNGKGTRREYCEFSLDELQEGDHIGLTRKSNSALHFFINGIDQGVATPLTPPVVYGVVDLYGMAVKVTIVHNNNHSDRLRRNNAILRALSPEGALRRAAPAAQAEPERLLFHPNCGQKAAITHEGRTALRPHATDDFNHGVVLSSRALRDGEVFQVRIDKMVDKWAGSIEIGVTTHNPAYLQLPSTMTNLRSGTWMMTGNGVMHNGTTILDEYGHNLDRLKAGDTVGVVRREDGTLHFFVNGMTQGPAAWNVPPGVYAVVDLYGQAAQATIVDDVEVPPVSEPLPEGNNQLSPSSPSSAAGGSDLRFHQLHGSNAVITNGGRTALRHNCRSEFNDAIVISNRALRDGELFEIVIQKMVDRWSGSIEAGVTAIRPEDLEFPNTMTDIDYDTWMLSGTAIMQDGNTMRNNYGCDLDALGTGARIGMMRTAKGDLHYFINGQDQGAACSGLPPGKDVYAVVDLYGQCVQVSITNATGPMDNSLATSNTATEKSFPLHSPVAGVAHRFHSTCGKNVTLEEDGTRAVRVAGYAHGLVFSTKELKAEEVFEVKVEELDEKWAGSLRLGLTTLAPEDMGPGAGSGPGLPPSLPELRTKTTWMVSSCEVRRDGHLQRMNYGRNLERLGVGSRVGIRRCADDTMHILVDGEDMGPAATGIAKNVWAVLDLYGPVRSVAIVSSTRLEEPEGTQPPSPSSDTGSEGEEDDEGEEHGLRVQNEVGIMPIALEFLENHGKNILLSNGNRTATRVASYNQGIVVISQPLVPHMLVQVRIDFLNRQWTSSLVLGVITCPPERLNFPASACALKRAAWLLRGRGVFHNGLKICEKFGPNLDTCPEGTILGLRLDSSGGLHLHINGVDQGVAVPDVPQPCHALVDLYGQCEQVTIVSPDPGTTSGKIAGTQGDMEKADMVDGIKESVCWGPPPAASPLKSCEYHALCSRFQELLLLPEDYFMPPPKRSLCYCESCRKLRGDEAHRRRGEPPREYALPFGWCRFNLRVNPHLEAGTLTKKWHMAYHGSSVAVVRRVLDRGELGAGTTSILSCRPLKGEPGVGFEEPGENCAPPREEQPPPVLLSPSLQYAGAETLASKVQSPFVSACLSDSGTQNPSGHTRLRWPFRCVCALAPTLLALPLRPSENFLTSTSAHRNLSGSLRRREPHSSMPCWYGWNKG; from the exons ATGGCGGCGGGGTCGGGTGGGAGTGGGGGCTCTGGGGCAGGCCCCGGGCCGGGGCCGGGGCCAGGCGGGGGTGGGGGCCCTGGCAGCAGCGGACCAGGACTGGGGTCCAGCGGGGGTCTCGGCAGTGGTGGGGAGCTGCACCCGCGCACTGGGCGCTTGGTAAGCCTGTCGGCCTGTGGGCGCACAGCGCGGCGGCAGCAGCCGGGCCAAGAGTTTAACCACGGGCTGGTGCTGAGCCGAGAACCCTTGCGCGATGGACGCGTCTTCACCGTCCGCATCGACCGCAAG GTCAACTCCTGGAGTGGCTCCATTGAGATTGGAGTGACGGCTCTGGACCCCAGTGTGCTGGACTTCCCGAGCAGTGCCACTGGGCTGAAGGGAGGCTCCTGGGTAGTATCAGGCTGCTCAGTGCTGCGGGACGGGCGCTCGGTGCTGGAGGAATATGGCCAGGACCTGGACCAGCTTGTCGAAGGGGACCGTGTGGGTGTGGAACGCACAGCCACTGGGGAGCTCCGGCTCTGGGTGAACGGGCGGGATTGTGGTGTGGCGGCCACAGGCCTGCCTGCTCGTGTCTGGGCTGTTGTGGACCTTTACGGCAAGTGCACCCAGATCACTGTGCTGGCCCCCGAGCCCGGCTGCAGCCCTCCTGCTCCTGTCCCCACACCTCCCCTTGAACCCTTGGCCCCTCCAGAACATTCTGCCCTGTCGGAACAGGGGACCTCTGTGGATGAAG CGCAGGCACGGCCGGAGACGTTTCCTAACAGCCTTGATTCACATAATG ACTTTGCCAGCATGGAGCTGTCAGAGGCGGTGAGCAGTGCCATCCTGTCTGCCTACAATGGGGGCCTCCTTAATGTGAACCTGAGCTCCCCACCAGCAGGGGATGGACTGGCATCCAGCGGACTGGCCACCTCTCCCATCCTCACGTCCAACGACGCCCTGCTCTTTCATGAGAAGTGTGGAACCCTTATCAAACTCAGCAACAATAATAAGACGGCTGAGCGCCGGAGGCCCCTGGATGAATTCAACAATGGGGTTGTCATGACCAACCGCCCGCTCCGGGATAATGAAATGTTTGAG atccgTATTGACAAGCTCGTTGACAAGTGGTCTGGTTCCATCGAGATTGGTGTCACCACCCACAATCCTAATAGCCTGGAGTACCCAGCCACCATGACCAACCTGCAGTCAG GCACCATCATGATGAGTGGTTGTGGGATCCTGACCAACGGCAAGGGTACTCGCCGGGAGTACTGTGAGTTCAGTCTGGACGAACTGCAG GAGGGTGACCATATTGGCCTCACGAGGAAGTCCAACTCTGCCCTGCACTTCTTCATTAATGGCATTGATCAGG GCGTAGCCACTCCATTGACACCACCAGTTGTGTATGGTGTAGTCGACTTATATGGGATGGCGGTGAAAGTGACCATAGTCCATAATAACAACCACAGTGACCGTCTTCGCCGCAACAATGCCATCCTGAGGGCTCTGTCCCCTGAGGGTGCTCTTCGTCGTGCTGCCCCTGCAGCCCAGGCGGAACCTGAACGCCTGCTCTTCCATCCCAACTGTGGCCAGAAGGCGGCTATCACCCACGAGGGACGCACCGCCCTGAGACCCCA TGCCACTGATGACTTCAATCATGGCGTGGTTCTGAGCAGCAGAGCCCTCCGGGATGGAGAGGTGTTCCAGGTGCGCATTGACAAGATGGTGGACAAATGGGCCGGCTCCATTGAGATTGGCGTCACTACCCACAACCCTGCCTACCTCCAGCTGCCCTCTACTATGACCAATTTACGCTCTG GGACCTGGATGATGACTGGGAATGGGGTCATGCACAATGGGACAACCATTCTAGATGAATATGGACACAACCTGGACCGCCTCAAG GCAGGGGACACAGTGGGCGTGGTGCGGCGGGAGGATGGAACGCTCCACTTCTTCGTCAATGGAATGACTCAGGGCCCTGCTGCCTGGAATGTCCCCCCGGGTGTCTATGCTGTTGTTGATCTCTACGGCCAGGCTGCCCAGGCTACTATTGTGGATGACGTGG AGGTGCCTCCAGTCTCAGAACCACTCCCTGAAGGAAACAACCAGCTGTCTCCCAGCTCTCCATCCTCAGCAGCCGGGGGCTCCGACCTGCGCTTCCACCAGCTGCACGGCAGTAACGCGGTCATCACTAATGGTGGCCGCACCGCTCTCCGCCATAACTGTCGCAGCGAGTTCAATGATGCCATTGTCATTTCCAACCG AGCCCTGCGCGATGGAGAGCTGTTTGAAATTGTCATTCAGAAGATGGTAGACCGATGGTCAGGCTCCATCGAAGCTG GAGTTACTGCTATTCGGCCGGAAGACCTAGAATTTCCCAACACCATGACAGACATTGACTATGATACGTGGATGCTGAG TGGTACAGCTATCATGCAAGATGGCAATACGATGCGTAACAACTATGGGTGTGACCTGGATGCGCTGGGCACAGGTGCGCGCATTGGCATGATGCGAACCGCCAAGGGTGATCTGCACTACTTCATTAACGGACAGGACCAAGGCGCTGCCTGCTCAGGCTTGCCTCCGGGTAAAG ACGTGTATGCAGTAGTGGATCTCTATGGCCAGTGTGTCCAAGTGTCTATCACCAATGCTACCGGCCCCATGGACAACAGCCTGGCAACCAGCAACACTGCCACTGAGAAGTCCTTCCCCTTGCATTCCCCAG TGGCGGGTGTAGCTCATCGATTCCATAGCACTTGTGGCAAGAATGTCACTCTGGAGGAGGATGGCACACGGGCCGTCCGTGTGGCTGGCTATGCACACGGCCTCGTTTTCAGCACCAAGGAGCTCAAGGCTGAAGAAGTTTTTGAG GTGAAAGTGGAAGAGCTAGACGAGAAGTGGGCAGGCTCCCTCCGGCTGGGGCTGACTACACTTGCGCCGGAGGACATGGGGCCTGGAGCAGGCAGTGGTCCGGGGCTGCCTCCTTCCTTGCCTGAACTCCGGACAAAGACCACCTGGATGGTGTCCAGCTGTGAAGTGAGGCGTGATGGGCACCTCCAAAGGATGAACTATGGCCGGAACCTCGAGAGACTAGGG GTGGGAAGCCGTGTGGGCATTCGTCGGTGTGCAGATGACACAATGCACATCTTAGTTGATGGAGAAGATATGGGGCCTGCTGCTACCGGCATTGCCAAG AACGTGTGGGCTGTGTTGGATCTATACGGGCCAGTACGCAGTGTGGCCATTGTCAGCTCCACAAGACTGGAGGAACCAGAAGGCACCCAGCCACCTTCTCCCAGCTCAGACACTGGTAGTGAGGGCGAGGAAGATGATGAGGGCGAGGAGCATGGACTGAGA GTTCAGAATGAAGTGGGGATTATGCCCATAGCCCTTGAATTCCTGGAGAACCATGGGAAGAATATCCTCTTATCCAACGGGAACCGCACAGCCACTCGGGTGGCCAGCTACAACCAGGGCATCGTCGTCATCAGTCAGCCCCTGGTGCCCCATATGCTTGTTCAG GTGCGAATAGACTTCCTGAACCGACAGTGGACATCTTCTCTTGTTCTGGGAGTTATCACCTGCCCACCTGAGAGGCTTAACTTCCCTGCCTCTGCTTGTGCCCTTAAACGGGCAGCCTGGCTCCTGCGGGGCCGTGGTGTCTTCCACAATGGTCTGAAG ATCTGTGAGAAGTTTGGGCCAAACCTTGACACCTGCCCTGAAGGCACCATTCTGGGACTGCGACTAGATTCCTCTGGAGGGCTCCATCTCCACATCAATGGGGTGGATCAAGGGGTAGCTGTTCCAGATGTGCCCCAGCCGTGCCACGCACTTGTGGACCTCTATGGACAGTGTGAGCAG GTGACAATTGTGAGCCCTGACCCAGGGACTACCAGTGGGAAGATTGCTGGAACCCAAGGGGACATGGAAAAAGCTGATATGGTAGACG GTATCAAGGAGAGTGTGTGCTGGGGTCCACCGCCTGCTGCTAGCCCTTTAAAGAGCTGCGAGTACCACGCCCTTTGCTCCCGCTTCCAAGAACTGCTGTTGCTTCCTG AAGATTATTTCATGCCTCCACCGAAACGTAGCTTATGCTACTGTGAATCTTGCCGAAAGTTGCGAGGAGATGAGGCCCATAGGCGTCGAGGAGAGCCTCCCCGGGAATATGCCCTGCCTTTTGGATGGTGCAGGTTCAATCTTAG GGTGAATCCCCATCTGGAAGCTGGTACACTAACAAAGAAGTGGCACATGGCATATCATGGAAGCAGTGTAGCTGTTGTACGGAGGGTGCTGGACCGAGGGGAGCTGGGCGCAG GTACTACCTCCATCCTGAGCTGCCGACCCTTGAAGGGAGAGCCTGGGGTGGGATTTGAAGAGCCTGGTGAGAACTGTGCACCTCCCCGGGAGGAGCAGCCCCCTCCAGTgctgctctctccttcccttcagtACGCTGGGGCAGAGACCCTGGCCTCCAAAGTGCA AAGCCCTTTTGTTTCTGCTTGCCTATCAGATTCCGGGACCCAAAATCCCAGCGGACACACCAGGCTCAGGTGGCCTTTCAGGTGTGTGTGCGCCCTGGCTCCTACACTCCTGGCCCTCCCTCTGCGGCCCTCAGAGAACTTCCTGACCAGCACTTCAGCCCATCGGAACTTGAGTGGGTCACTAAGGAGAAGGGAGCCACACTCCTCTATGCCCTGCTGGTACGGGTGGAATAAGGGGTGA